A region from the Fusarium graminearum PH-1 chromosome 4, whole genome shotgun sequence genome encodes:
- a CDS encoding Dextrin 6-alpha-D-glucosidase — MSPPHTMTSNEVYLLPLNDDGSPQVQGEYIYLAPRSQEPITVRFAIEGTSSICRHGSLWVNIPDEGAEFRRDHFREFKLTPDFNRTLEISIPIHQPGAYAFYTTYAELPELKKELKNSSEQKENLKKTPLYYIDVAPRLKLDGRPLPLPALSIFSVISKFMGKYPNDWERHLHGISDRGYNMIHFTPLQIRGISNSPYSLYDQLGWDPACFPAGEDDVQKMVESLERNHSLLSLTDIVLNHTANNTKWLEEHPEAGYNLLTAPWLESAYQLDTSLLELSDNLAKLGLPTDVKSTDDLMLIMDAIKTEVLAKIRLWEYYALDVDRDADEAIKAFSKGSKYSSDDTADFEKKLEKAKSGSVKEQVDFFREVGLAGTDRMGERFRKRVKPDVAASFLAGSSDESAARAKIVEILNILNVDFYKEYDAEVDDILQQIFNRIKYVRLDEHGPKLGEINKENPLIEPYFTRLPKNDTTSKLKPEEMALVNNGWVWGGNALVDNAGPDSRVYLRREVIVWGDCVKLRYGSGPKDNPWLWEHMTKYARTLAKYFAGLRIDNCHSTPIHVAEHILDEARRVRPDLYVVAELFTGSEEMDYVFVKRLGLSSLIREAMQAWSTAELSRLVHRHGGRPIGSFEVDEVSKSDVRTPSSSPTRLKNGDTNGNGPRSREIIRAIKPSPVHALFMDCTHDNETPAQKRDARDTLPNAALVCMCSSATGSVMGYDEIYPKLVDLVNETRLYTSASSGSKPIKIGGGEDGIGGIKKLLNQIHTLMGKDGYDETHIHHEDQYITVHRVHPESRKGYFLIAHTAFPGYGNGNGDFSPVHLTGTKARHLGSWMLEVDASEEATRQALSDKKYLRGLPSRVKDVPGIRMEVNGDDTTITVRDRFPPGSIALFETWIPAAEHSSGLDNYVTSGAKAAWSELSLSDLNFLMYRCEAEERDESDGRDGVYDIPGHGKLVYAGLQGWWSILKNIIKENNLAHPLCQNLRDGEWALDFILARLQRISATPGNQAVAEPLKWLQERFEAIRKIPSFLLPRYFGLVLRTAYMASWERSLQLMNASVRDGQWFLQSLAMVSVQQVGYVKSASLWPNKLVPSLAAGLPHFAVEWARCWGRDVFIALRGLLLGTGRFDDAKEHILAFASVLKHGMIPNLLSSGDAPRYNSRDSIWFFLQCIQDYTRFAPEGLDILKVKVKRRFLPYDDTWFPTDDERAYSKESTIEEVIQEALQRHATGMKYREANAGPQIDSQMKDEGFNQDIHVDWNNGIIFGGNQDNCGTWMDKMGESERAGSKGVPGTPRDGAAIEITGMLYSTLDWLAGLHGKGKYAYAGVEKSDGSSISLADWASLLKANFERCYYVPISAEDDSKYDVNTPIVNRRGIYKDLYKSGKEYEDYQLRPNFAIAMTTAPALFDPDHAMHALCVADEALRGPQGMATLDPADLNYRPYYVNSEDSDDFATSKGRNYHQGPEWIWPTGFFLRALLKFDLKRRTTAEDRTEAFQQVTRRLGGCKKMIQESPWAGLQELTQKNGEYCADSSPTQAWSAGCLIDLYMDAVEEQNGA; from the exons atgagCCCACCACACACCATGACATCCAACGAGGTTTATTTGCTGCCGCTCAACGATGATGGCTCACCTCAGGTGCAGGGCGAATACATCTATCTCGCTCCCAGGTCTCAGGAACCTATAACGGTTCGCTTTGCCATCGAGGGTACCTCGTCCATCTGTCGTCACGGCAGCCTTTGGGTCAATATTCCCGACGAAGGCGCCGAATTTCGCCGCGATCATTTTCGCGAGTTCAA ACTTACACCCGATTTCAACCGCACACTCGAAATCTCCATTCCCATCCACCAACCTGGTGCCTATGCCTTCTACACCACTTATGCCGAGCTCCCTGAGCTCAAGAAAGAGCTAAAAAACAGCTCTGAACAAAAGGAAAACCTCAAAAAGACCCCTCTTTACTACATTGATGTTGCGCCGAGACTCAAGCTTGATGGCCGGCCCTTGCCGCTGcctgccttgtccatcttcTCTGTCATTAGCAAGTTCATGGGCAAATACCCCAATGATTGGGAGCGCCACCTCCATGGCATCAGCGATCGTGGATACAACATGATCCATTTTACTCCTCTTCAAATCCGCGGTATATCCAACTCTCCATACAGCTTGTATGACCAGCTTGGCTGGGACCCAGCCTGTTTCCCCGctggtgaggatgatgtaCAGAAGATGGTAGAAAGTCTCGAACGCAACCATTCCCTGCTGAGCTTGACGGACATTGTTCTAAATCAcacagccaacaacaccaaaTGGCTTGAGGAACACCCTGAGGCTGGTTACAATCTGCTCACTGCCCCATGGCTCGAGTCCGCTTACCAACTCGACACAAGTCTCTTGGAGTTGAGTGACAATTTAGCGAAGCTCGGACTTCCCACCGACGTGAAGTCCACTGATGACCTGATGCTCATCATGGACGCCATCAAGACCGAAGTCCTCGCCAAGATTAGGCTATGGGAATACTACGCACTCGATGTTGACCGAGATGCCGATGAGGCAATCAAGGCGTTTTCAAAAGGTAGTAAATACAGCTCTGATGACACCGCGGAtttcgagaagaagttggagaaagcCAAATCTGGGTCGGTTAAGGAGCAGGTCGATTTCTTCAGGGAGGTCGGTTTGGCCGGCACTGACCGAATGGGCGAGCGCTTCCGCAAGCGCGTGAAGCCTGACGTCGCCgcaagcttcttggcaggctcTTCTGACGAGAGTGCTGCTAGGGCCAAGATCGTCGAGATTTTGAATATCCTCAATGTTGACTTCTACAAGGAGTACGACGCTGAAGTGGATGATATACTCCAGCAGATCTTCAACAGGATTAAGTATGTTCGACTCGATGAACATGGCCCTAAGCTTGGTGAGATTAACAAGGAGAACCCCTTGATTGAGCCTTACTTTACTCGTCTGCCTAAAAACGACACAAcatccaagctcaagcctgAAGAGATGGCCTTGGTCAACAACGGATGGGTTTGGGGAGGCAATGCACTTGTTGATAATGCAGGCCCTGACTCAAGGGTCTACCTTCGCCGAGAAGTCATCGTCTGGGGTGACTGTGTCAAGTTGCGATACGGTTCAGGGCCCAAAGACAACCCTTGGCTGTGGGAGCACATGACCAAATATGCTCGCACACTCGCCAAGTACTTTGCCGGTCTTCGTATTGACAACTGCCACTCTACCCCGATTCACGTTGCTGAGCACATCCTCGACGAGGCACGCCGCGTGCGGCCTGATCTATATGTAGTCGCCGAGCTGTTCACGGGTTCTGAAGAGATGGACTACGTATTTGTGAAGCGTCTTGGTCTCAGCTCACTCATTCGTGAAGCCATGCAGGCATGGAGCACAGCTGAACTCAGCAGGCTTGTACACAGGCATGGCGGTCGACCTATTGGAAgttttgaggttgatgaagtctCCAAGTCGGATGTGCGCACTCCATCTAGCAGCCCGACAAGACTCAAGAATGGTGACACAAATGGAAATGGGCCGCGATCCAGAGAAATTATTCGAGCGATCAAGCCCAGTCCTGTACATGCTCTTTTCATGGACTGCACTCATGATAATGAGACACCAGCACAAAAGCGTGATGCTCGTGACACTTTACCCAACGCTGCTCTTGTCTGCATGTGCTCCAGTGCTACTGGAAGTGTCATGGGTTACGACGAAATTTACCCCAAGCTCGTGGATTTGGTCAACGAGACTAGGCTTTATACATCTGCCTCTTCCGGATCAAAGCCGATCAAGATAGGAGGCGGTGAGGACGGCATTGGCggcatcaagaagcttctcaaccagaTTCACACTTTGATGGGCAAGGACGGATACGACGAAACTCATATCCACCACGAGGATCAGTACATTACTGTTCACCGAGTACACCCTGAATCCCGCAAGGGTTACTTCCTCATCGCACATACTGCCTTCCCAGGCTATGGTAACGGAAATGGCGACTTTAGTCCTGTTCATCTTACTGGTACCAAGGCTCGACACCTGGGCAGCTGGATGCTCGAAGTTGACGCTAGCGAAGAGGCGACGAGGCAAGCGCTCAGCGACAAGAAGTACCTGCGTGGCTTGCCTAGTCGGGTCAAGGATGTCCCCGGCATTCGAATGGAAGTCAACGGCGACGACACCACCATCACTGTGCGTGACAGGTTCCCCCCGGGAAGTATCGCCCTATTTGAGACCTGGATCCCCGCTGCCGAGCATTCCTCGGGCTTAGACAACTATGTCACCTCGGGAGCCAAGGCGGCGTGGAGTGAACTCAGCTTGTCTGATCTCAATTTCCTCATGTACAGATGCGAAGCTGAGGAACGAGACGAGAGCGATGGCCGAGACGGTGTTTACGATATTCCTGGACATGGAAAGCTTGTCTATGCTGGTCTCCAGGGATGGTGGAGCATTCTcaaaaacatcatcaaggaaaACAACCTGGCTCATCCATTGTGTCAAAATCTTCGCGATGGTGAATGGGCTCTAGATTTCATTCTAGCAAGACTACAGAGAATCAGCGCTACTCCCGGAAACCAGGCAGTTGCTGAGCCCTTGAAATGGCTACAAGAGCGATTCGAGGCGATCCGGAAGATTCCCAGTTTCCTGCTTCCTCGATactttggtcttgtcttgcgcACTGCGTACATGGCAAGCTGGGAGCGGTCACTGCAGCTTATGAACGCCAGCGTGCGAGACGGCCAGTGGTTCCTGCAAAGCCTAGCCATGGTCAGTGTACAGCAGGTCGGCTATGTTAAGTCAGCATCTTTGTGGCCCAACAAGTTGGTTCCCTCTCTGGCTGCTGGTCTTCCCCACTTTGCTGTAGAATGGGCTAGATGTTGGGGTCGAGATGTGTTTATCGCTCTCCGTggacttcttcttggcaCTGGTCGTTTTGACGACGCCAAGGAACATATCCTCGCGTTTGCCAGCGTGTTGAAGCACGGTATGATCCCCAACCTGCTCAGCAGTGGCGACGCGCCCAGGTACAACTCTCGAGATTCAATTTGGTTCTTCCTCCAGTGTATCCAAGACTACACACGATTTGCTCCCGAGGGCCTGGACatcctcaaggtcaaggtcaaacGTCGTTTCCTACCTTATGACGATACTTGGTTCCCtaccgatgatgagagagcATACTCCAAGGAGAGCACTATTGAGGAGGTGATCCAAGAAGCGCTCCAAAGACATGCTACCGGAATGAAGTACCGGGAGGCCAATGCTGGTCCCCAGATTGATTCCcagatgaaggatgaaggcTTCAACCAGGATATTCATGTTGACTGGAACAATGGTATCATCTTCGGTGGCAACCAAGACAACTGCGGTACCtggatggacaagatgggCGAAAGCGAGCGGGCAGGCTCCAAGGGTGTCCCCGGTACTCCTCGCGATGGCGCTGCCATTGAGATCACCGGTATGCTGTACAGCACTCTGGACTGGCTTGCTGGACTCCACGGAAAAGGCAAATATGCGTACGCGGGTGTAGAGAAATCTGATGGTAGCTCTATCTCGCTCGCTGACTGGGCCAGtcttctcaaggccaactTCGAGCGATGCTACTATGTTCCCATCTCGGCTGAAGATGATTCCAAGTACGATGTCAACACTCCTATCGTCAACCGTCGTGGAATCTACAAAGATCTGTACAAGTCTGGCAAGGAGTACGAGGATTACCAGCTGCGTCCCAACTTTGCTATCGCCATGACCACCGCACCGGCCCTCTTTGACCCTGATCACGCAATGCATGCTCTGTGTGTTGCAGATGAGGCTCTGCGGGGACCTCAAGGAATGGCAACTTTGGACCCTGCGGATCTCAACTACCGTCCTTACTACGTCAACAGTGAAGATAGTGATGACTTCGCAACAAGCAAGGGCCGTAACTACCACCAGGGACCTGAGTGGATCTGGCCCACTGGATTCTTCCTTCGAGCCCTCCTCAAGTTCGacctgaagaggagaacaacaGCCGAAGATCGTACTGAGGCTTTCCAGCAGGTCACCAGAAGACTGGGTGGGTGCAAGAAGATGATCCAGGAGAGCCCCTGGGCTGGTCTTCAGGAGTTGACACAAAAGAACGGCGAATACTGCGCCGACTCT AGCCCCACACAAGCCTGGTCGGCTGGTTGTCTGATTGATTTGTACATGGATGCTGTGGAAGAACAGAATGGGGCATAG